In Nitrososphaerota archaeon, one genomic interval encodes:
- a CDS encoding metalloregulator ArsR/SmtB family transcription factor, protein MIIAVERLKLKAKFFRGFADPTRLAILECLRDGEVQATEIAKRLNQSKSNISNHLSCLMDCGLVRNRRDGRNIYYSIRIDKVQKMLEGADEVLKQVYDEIAACTKYNE, encoded by the coding sequence ATGATAATTGCTGTTGAGCGCCTTAAACTGAAGGCCAAGTTCTTCAGAGGCTTTGCAGATCCCACAAGGCTAGCCATACTGGAATGCCTTAGAGACGGTGAGGTCCAAGCCACGGAGATAGCTAAGCGATTGAACCAGAGCAAGTCCAACATCTCAAACCATCTCTCATGCCTTATGGACTGCGGCCTCGTGAGAAACAGGAGGGACGGGAGGAACATCTACTACAGCATCAGAATCGACAAGGTGCAGAAGATGCTTGAAGGTGCAGATGAGGTGCTGAAGCAGGTGTATGACGAAATAGCGGCATGCACCAAATACAACGAATAG
- a CDS encoding ParB/RepB/Spo0J family partition protein has translation MSAQRLEQFIEIDALRANRWNCNYMSRQELDALKEGMKSRGPENTPAILVRLLPDLNYEIIDGEQRFKAAKELNWKGLYALLKQISDDDEAKYQCLAMNLAKGRIDPLKLFDLLNEEWEEGSGNLSMRVLEQKYHGLFSKTYIQRVLSLRAISREARDLIDTYRSSGKIQEDFQISLSHLVVLARLKHPKDQLMYGKLMIDMKLSFDELDIQVKNRVEELKDWEKTRETEPQQQQENELEEAAEDRDKEGQYQNRDQEHPEMEESVDDREYVDNVEPPPPLSPKQPSKPRSQKVEEVFTCPGCSDQFLVNYSTKRVLSLKKNGTHLKAVQQDGTPSKMKETCPACRSATASIDYLNHEVQWEMSRLEQ, from the coding sequence ATGAGCGCCCAAAGACTTGAGCAGTTCATAGAGATAGATGCGCTGCGGGCAAACCGGTGGAACTGCAACTACATGAGCAGGCAGGAGCTTGACGCATTAAAGGAGGGGATGAAGAGCCGCGGCCCAGAGAATACTCCTGCGATTCTGGTCAGGCTTCTACCTGACCTTAACTACGAGATAATAGATGGTGAGCAGCGCTTCAAAGCAGCAAAAGAACTAAACTGGAAAGGTCTCTACGCGCTGTTGAAGCAGATTTCAGACGATGACGAGGCGAAATATCAGTGCCTAGCCATGAATCTTGCAAAGGGAAGAATAGATCCGCTCAAACTCTTCGATCTCCTCAACGAGGAGTGGGAGGAAGGAAGCGGCAATCTTTCAATGAGGGTGCTGGAGCAGAAGTATCACGGCCTGTTCAGCAAGACGTACATACAGAGAGTATTATCGTTAAGAGCGATAAGCCGAGAAGCAAGAGATCTAATTGACACATACAGGTCTTCAGGCAAGATTCAAGAGGACTTCCAAATTTCGCTCAGCCACCTGGTCGTTTTAGCTAGGCTGAAGCATCCGAAAGATCAGCTAATGTACGGGAAGCTGATGATCGATATGAAACTTAGCTTCGACGAACTTGACATCCAAGTCAAGAACAGAGTTGAAGAGCTGAAGGACTGGGAAAAGACCAGAGAAACAGAGCCGCAGCAACAGCAGGAGAACGAATTAGAAGAAGCTGCAGAGGATCGAGATAAAGAAGGCCAATATCAAAATCGAGACCAAGAACATCCAGAGATGGAGGAGAGTGTGGATGACCGAGAATATGTTGATAATGTTGAGCCGCCGCCTCCACTTTCACCTAAGCAGCCCTCTAAACCTAGATCCCAAAAAGTGGAGGAGGTCTTCACCTGCCCCGGTTGCAGCGACCAGTTTCTCGTAAACTACAGCACAAAGAGAGTGTTGTCGCTTAAGAAGAATGGGACCCATCTGAAGGCGGTGCAGCAGGACGGGACGCCGTCAAAGATGAAGGAGACCTGCCCAGCCTGCAGAAGCGCAACCGCATCAATAGACTACTTGAACCATGAAGTTCAGTGGGAGATGAGCAGACTTGAGCAGTGA
- a CDS encoding Lrp/AsnC family transcriptional regulator: MKIDEIDAKLLTALTEDASISVPKLSKKIKVNPSVCYSRIKRLVRRGYIKKFTIVASEELLGYHVTALVGLNIDVKKRANILNNITALAETRSVEEVTGRFDILVTIKARSLDDMHSIVTEKIGSIDGVNKSETFIELKIQQKEPIFEEQASLGRELSLRQHNGLVSTSKGSHDK, translated from the coding sequence TTGAAAATTGATGAGATTGACGCTAAATTATTGACTGCTCTTACCGAAGACGCCAGCATCTCTGTGCCTAAGCTGAGCAAGAAGATCAAGGTGAACCCCTCAGTCTGCTACAGCAGGATTAAGCGGCTAGTAAGGCGAGGCTATATCAAGAAGTTCACTATCGTTGCGAGCGAGGAGCTCCTAGGATACCACGTTACCGCTCTGGTGGGGCTGAACATAGACGTGAAGAAACGCGCGAATATTCTCAATAATATTACGGCGCTTGCAGAGACACGGTCGGTTGAGGAAGTAACCGGACGCTTCGATATCTTGGTCACAATCAAGGCACGCTCCCTAGACGACATGCACAGCATTGTGACCGAGAAGATCGGCAGCATTGACGGAGTAAACAAGAGCGAAACCTTCATAGAACTGAAGATTCAGCAGAAAGAACCAATCTTTGAAGAACAGGCATCGCTAGGCCGCGAGTTATCCTTACGCCAGCATAATGGGCTAGTTTCAACGAGTAAGGGGAGTCATGACAAATAA